A region of Streptomyces sp. NBC_00654 DNA encodes the following proteins:
- a CDS encoding asparaginase: MTSTGATAATAATAATAPAPPVLAEVVRSGFVEGHHRGSLVLLAADGSVERTWGDPAAPVFPRSSNKPMQAAAILRAGLDLSGERLALAAASHSGEDFHLALVRTVLAEHGLSTDDLRTPPDLPLDPVEAEAYLAAGHVRERITMNCSGKHAAMLAACVLNGWDTETYLDPAHPLQRLVLQVVEEASGESVPAVGTDGCGAPLMAIGLVGLARAFRSFVLAEPGTAERRVADAMRAHPEYVAGTRRPDTWLMREVPGTLSKMGAEAVQAVALADGRALAFKIDDGATRALGPVLARALELLGVDAPVVSRIGRAPLLGGAAEVGEIRATF, encoded by the coding sequence CGCCACCGCTGCCACCGCCGCCACAGCCGCCACCGCTCCCGCCCCGCCCGTGCTGGCCGAGGTCGTCCGGTCCGGTTTCGTCGAGGGCCATCACCGGGGTTCGCTGGTCCTGCTGGCCGCCGACGGCAGTGTGGAGCGGACCTGGGGCGATCCGGCCGCGCCGGTCTTCCCGCGCTCGTCCAACAAACCGATGCAGGCCGCCGCGATCCTGCGGGCCGGGCTCGACCTGTCCGGGGAGCGCCTGGCCCTGGCCGCCGCGAGCCACTCCGGGGAGGACTTCCACCTCGCACTCGTACGCACGGTGCTGGCCGAGCACGGGCTGAGCACCGACGACCTCCGGACCCCGCCCGACCTGCCGCTGGACCCGGTGGAGGCGGAGGCGTACCTCGCCGCCGGTCACGTCCGCGAGCGGATCACGATGAACTGCTCCGGCAAGCACGCGGCGATGCTGGCGGCCTGTGTGCTCAACGGCTGGGACACCGAGACGTATCTCGACCCCGCCCATCCGCTCCAGCGGTTGGTGCTCCAGGTGGTCGAGGAGGCCTCGGGCGAGAGCGTCCCGGCGGTCGGTACGGACGGCTGCGGGGCGCCGCTGATGGCGATCGGTCTGGTCGGGCTGGCGCGGGCGTTCCGGTCGTTCGTGCTGGCGGAGCCGGGAACGGCGGAGCGCCGGGTCGCGGACGCGATGCGCGCCCACCCGGAGTACGTCGCGGGCACCCGGCGTCCCGACACCTGGCTGATGCGCGAAGTGCCGGGCACGCTCTCGAAGATGGGCGCGGAGGCGGTGCAGGCGGTGGCGCTGGCGGACGGCCGGGCGCTGGCCTTCAAGATCGACGACGGTGCGACGCGGGCGCTCGGCCCGGTGCTGGCCCGCGCGCTCGAACTGCTCGGCGTCGACGCTCCGGTGGTGTCCCGGATCGGCCGGGCGCCGCTGCTGGGCGGGGCGGCGGAGGTCGGCGAAATCCGCGCGACATTCTGA